From one Conyzicola nivalis genomic stretch:
- a CDS encoding DUF4012 domain-containing protein, which produces MSATDELRPTAHRPPRKRLIRRWWFWLIVAVLLIVVAAGLYAWALASRVFEVKAELESAQSLASDLKIQASAFDMDGAMSTLDDVSAHTNRAVEIADEPIWSFSEGLPVIGKNLIVVRQLAGVTDDLMVQVATPLVAAVKNVDPASLAITDGAIDVSPFVGAVDAIAEADANLKDTAATLDAIDTADTVEQVSGAKTTLAGLVTSVAPLLETANNIAPLLPATLGVDAPRRYVVMFQNNAESRALGGTALSFAVISIDNGKIIFDETIPAGFKNFVTSTPVLPQPDGVAELFNGELGNFIPNNTLRPSFTTAAQLTQEMWKRDQGYAVDGVVSVDPVALSYILRATGPIPLSTGDVLTSDSLVPLLLNGLYQRFNTKNAQKDNIAQDVVYSEAVDATFTALTTKPLDPTALIDALTQGWNESRIMYWSAHEDEQARLINFGLNGELPVSDEKTERVGVYFADNVGSKMNYYLNQSIELSQATCRGDGLESYRVSATLTNTMDPPFVKQLSTSILGQQYWKMGLAKGVQRLVVMLYAPPGSQIANVSVNGAPYAMPAHHDGDYPVGRVVVDVNPGAAANVTYDLVAGTPGVRTLEAKSTPMVTPTAIATVPLDCATVAAK; this is translated from the coding sequence GCGGGGCTGTACGCGTGGGCCCTGGCTTCGCGCGTTTTCGAAGTAAAGGCTGAACTCGAGAGTGCGCAGTCACTCGCCTCAGACCTGAAGATTCAAGCGTCCGCGTTCGATATGGACGGCGCTATGTCGACTCTTGATGACGTGTCCGCCCATACCAACCGGGCTGTGGAAATAGCCGACGAACCCATCTGGTCGTTCAGCGAGGGGCTCCCAGTAATCGGGAAGAACCTCATCGTTGTGCGACAGCTCGCCGGGGTCACCGACGACCTGATGGTCCAGGTCGCAACTCCCCTGGTCGCGGCGGTGAAGAACGTCGACCCAGCCTCACTGGCAATTACAGACGGGGCCATCGATGTGTCGCCCTTCGTCGGCGCGGTTGATGCAATCGCTGAGGCAGACGCGAACCTCAAGGACACTGCGGCGACGCTGGACGCTATCGACACCGCGGATACGGTCGAACAGGTGTCAGGGGCGAAGACAACGCTGGCTGGCCTCGTTACGAGTGTGGCTCCGTTACTCGAGACGGCGAACAACATCGCCCCGCTTCTGCCTGCCACACTGGGCGTTGACGCGCCCCGTCGGTACGTAGTTATGTTCCAGAACAACGCCGAATCGCGCGCGCTTGGCGGCACCGCCCTGTCATTCGCTGTGATCAGCATCGATAACGGCAAGATCATCTTCGACGAGACGATCCCCGCTGGTTTCAAGAACTTCGTAACGAGTACACCGGTATTACCCCAACCCGACGGCGTCGCCGAGTTGTTCAATGGCGAACTAGGCAACTTCATACCGAATAACACTCTTCGGCCAAGTTTCACGACGGCCGCTCAATTGACGCAGGAAATGTGGAAGCGAGATCAGGGCTACGCCGTCGATGGGGTGGTCTCTGTGGACCCGGTCGCCCTGAGCTACATCCTTCGGGCTACAGGTCCAATTCCTCTCTCAACCGGCGACGTTCTCACAAGCGACTCTCTAGTGCCGCTTCTGCTGAACGGCCTTTACCAGAGGTTCAACACCAAGAACGCTCAGAAGGACAACATCGCACAAGACGTGGTGTACTCAGAGGCGGTGGACGCCACCTTCACGGCACTGACAACAAAGCCGCTGGACCCGACCGCCCTCATTGATGCGCTCACCCAGGGGTGGAACGAGAGCCGCATCATGTATTGGAGTGCACACGAAGATGAGCAGGCTCGCCTCATCAATTTTGGTCTCAACGGTGAGCTGCCGGTAAGCGACGAGAAGACGGAACGCGTAGGGGTCTACTTCGCCGACAATGTGGGTTCAAAGATGAACTACTACCTAAACCAGTCGATCGAGCTGTCGCAGGCTACGTGCCGGGGTGATGGGCTCGAAAGTTACCGGGTGTCCGCCACGCTGACAAACACGATGGATCCGCCTTTCGTGAAGCAGCTCTCAACGTCGATCTTGGGGCAGCAGTACTGGAAGATGGGCCTCGCAAAGGGTGTGCAGCGGTTGGTCGTCATGCTTTACGCGCCCCCCGGCAGCCAAATAGCAAACGTCTCGGTCAACGGAGCACCGTACGCGATGCCCGCTCATCACGACGGTGACTACCCAGTCGGTCGAGTGGTGGTGGACGTGAACCCGGGCGCCGCCGCCAATGTGACCTACGACCTCGTAGCCGGAACCCCTGGGGTGCGAACTCTCGAGGCCAAGTCGACTCCGATGGTCACGCCGACTGCGATCGCTACCGTTCCCCTCGACTGCGCGACGGTGGCCGCCAAGTAA